The Colias croceus chromosome 18, ilColCroc2.1 genome has a window encoding:
- the LOC123699753 gene encoding proline-rich protein 4-like yields the protein MIAYTTVILLLTALAAGRPSDGWETEGQTHSEHTKPYHVTVVKKIGVPIPHPVAVSVPQYVKVPIPHPYPVHVTVEQPIHVPVYKVVPQIVEKPVPYTVEKPVPYEVEKPYPVEVEKKVEVPIPKPYPVHVPVYKHIYHHKGKH from the exons ATGATCGCTTAC ACAACAGTCATTCTGCTACTAACCGCGCTCGCGGCCGGACGTCCCTCCGACGGCTGGGAGACAGAAGGGCAGACCCACTCGGAGCACACGAAGCCGTACCACGTGACCGTGGTCAAGAAGATCGGCGTGCCCATACCGCACCCCGTGGCGGTATCTGTACCGCAGTACGTGAAGGTACCGATACCGCACCCCTACCCTGTGCATGTCACGGTGGAGCAACCGATTCATGTGCCGGTTTATAAG GTCGTGCCCCAAATCGTCGAAAAACCGGTACCGTACACGGTAGAAAAACCAGTGCCCTATGAGGTCGAGAAGCCCTACCCAGTGGAGGTCGAAAAGAAGGTCGAAGTACCGATCCCTAAGCCCTACCCCGTCCATGTACCTGTTTACAAGCATATCTACCACCACAAGGGAAAACACTAA